From the genome of Corallococcus macrosporus DSM 14697:
GGCGCAGCAGAACTACCACCGCGAGCAGTACGACATCTACGGACGCTCGGCCACGGGCCCGGAGCACAAGGTGGCCTCGTCGCCCGGCTCGGGTGACGGTGAGCTGGCCATGCAGCAGCGCAAGCCGGACAGCAATGGCGGAGGCTACGGCCGCCAGGAGCAGGGCCGGCGCGGCGGCGGTGGCGGCGGCGGCGGCAGGGACCGGGGCGGTGAGCGAGGTGAACGCTCCGAGCGGGGTGAGCGCGGCGGAGGCCGCCGCGAGGGCCGAGGAGGCGACCGCCCCCGGGGTGAGCGTGGCGGTGAGCGCGGCGAACGGGGTGAACGCTCCGAGCGTGGCGGTGAGCGCGGCGAACGGGGTGAACGCTCTGAGCGTGGCGGTGAGCGCTCCGAGCGCGGCGAACGGGGTGAACGCTCCGAGCGCGGTGAGCGCTCCGAGCGCGGCGAACGGGGTGAACGCTCCGAGCGCGGCGAACGGCACGAGCGCGGTGACCGTCGGGGCGAGCGCGGTGAGCGCGGCGGCTCGCAGGGCCCGTCCGGCGGAGGTGAGAGCGCCGGTGGCTCGACGCCGCCCCCGCCTCCATCCTCGGGGGGCGGGTCGGAGCCTTCCGGCGGCACGACCTGAGTCGTCCTTCCGCCGAGGCAGCAGCCGGCGCCCTGCCCTGCCCGTGGTTTCACGGAAGGGGGCTGGGAGCCGGCGACGCGTCCTGGCGGAAGTCGCCGGCCGGTGCGCGCGGCGTCGCGCAGCGTGTCGGCTTGTGTACGCTGGCCAGCCACCTCGAACCGGGGTGGGCTGGCCCTGGCCGCCGCGGATTGGCTAGCGTGAGCGTCCATGCCCCGGGGCGTTTCTCGCCGCGCGGGCCGGCCATGTCACACGGATGATGTCCTCACGCTCCGCGCACGTATCGCCCCCGACGGGGGCACGCCCCCTCCGCCTCCGTCAGGCACGCGCCTGCCACGGCTGGGTTCCCTGAGGGATGCCGTGACGCTGACGCCCCTCCCGTGGCTCCGGAGACTCCACGAGCGGCTGGCCGCCCAGGCCGCCGGGCTCTGGGCCCCCGTGCAGCACACGCCCGTGGGACAGTTCGCGACGGACACCTTCCTGGCCGCGAAGACAGTGGCCGAGGGCTTCCGGGGCGAGAATCTCCGGCTGCGGGCCGCGGCACTGACGTACGTCAGCATGTTCTCCCTGGTGCCCCTGCTGACGGTGGCCCTGGTGCTGCTGACCGCGTTCCACCAGGAGGAGTTCAAGGAGAAGCTGCGCTTCGTCGTCAGCGAGGTGCTCAACCCGGGCGTGCGCGGGAAGTCCTCCCAGTTCCTCGACCGGTTCCTGAACCCCACCAACACCGTCGCCATCGGCAGCGTGGGCTTCCTGGCGGTGCTGCTGTCCGCGGGCTCGTTGCTGCGACAGTTGGATGGCGCGGTCAACGAACTGTGGGGCATCCGGCGTCAGCGCCCCTGGCGCATCCGCCTCCTCATCTATTCGGGCCTCCTGCTGGTGGGCCCCTTCTTCCTCGCGGTGTCGTTCTCCGGCACGGGCAAGGTCCGCGTCTTCCTGCAGAGCCACGCCCCGTACGCCACCGCGTTCATCCTGCTGGGCACCACGCTCATCACCGTGGCGAGCCTCACGCTGCTCTACTACTGGACCCCCTACGCCCATGTCCGCGTCCGCTCCGCGCTCGCCGGAGGGCTGGTGGCCGGCCTGGGCTGGACCATTGCCAAGCAGGCGTACGCCTCCTTCGCGGAGCGGAGCTTCCAGTACAACCCCATCTACGGCTCGCTCGGCGCCCTGCCCTTGTTCCTGGCCTGGGTGTACGTGAGCTGGCTGCTGGTGCTCTTTGGCGCGCGGCTCTCCTATGCCGTGGAGCACGCCGCCTTCCGGCATTCCCTCTTCGCCTTTGGGAGCCACCCGCGAGCGCACGAGCTGTCCGCGGCCCGCGTCGCCCAGGAGACGACGTTGGCCTGGGTGGATGGTCTCCAGGCCCCCACGCCCCGCGAGCTGGCGACCCGACTGCGCGTCCCCGAGTCGCTCGTCCACGAAGTCGTGGACCGCATGGTGGCCGCCGAGTTGCTGGAGCGCCTGCGCAAGGGGGGCCTGCGCCCCGCGAAGGACCCGGCGACCCTCACGCTGGCGGACACCACCCTCGCTGTACACGGGGTGATGATCACCGGCGGCGCGGAGAGCTGGAACGGCCCCCGAGCGCCCGGCTTCGAACAGTTGGAGCCGCTCTTCCAGGCCGCTGACCGCGCCGGGGTCGACCTGCTACGTCGCACCCGATGGCTGGACCTGGTGGTGCCGCTCCGCCCGGGACTGGCCGAGCCCGCTCCCGCGCCCCCTCCCAAGGTGGCCATGGGGGGAAATCCGTAGAGGTTCTGGGCAGTTGGAAGCTCACCCTGCTTGCACGAAGGATGCGTTCTGTTATGTTTTCAGGATTCGACCACGGGCCAGAGCGCCCTGTTTCCAAGGGGTCACCGGGTTTGCGGGAGCGTCCGATGCTCAAGTCCGATCTGATCAACATCCTCGTCGCCAAGAGGGGCGTGACGCAGAAGCAGGCTGAGGCCACCATCGAGACGATTTTCGAGTCGATGAAGGATGCCCTCTGCCGCGGGGAGAACATCGAGATCCGCGGGCTCGGTGCCTTTCACGTGAAGAACTACCAGGGCTACCAGGGCCGCAACCCGAAGACGGGCCAGGTCATCCCGGTGAAGCCCAAGCGCGGCCTGCTCTTCCGCACGGGCAAGGAGCTGAGGGACCGGGTCAACCGTCCGGCGCCCCAGCAGGCCCAGACGGACCTGCCCTCGCTTCCCGAAAGCAAGGGGCCAGGCAACACGGGCACCGGGCTCTGAGCCCCCGCGTCAGCGCCCCACCGCCACCGGTGACAGCCGGCCGATGGGGCGAATCTGCAGGGCCCCATCCAGCTCGCCATAGGTGAGCACCGCCACGTCCGGGAACGCGCCCTCGCACAGCCTGCGCAGGGGCCTCCGGACGTCTGGAGCCGTCAGCAGCACGGCCCGTCCTTCGGTGGCCACCTGCCGCACGCCTTCGAGGATTTCGGCCACCCGCTCCGGGTCGGGCGCCAAGCCCCGCGGTCCCATGCCGCGCAGCACCTCCTCCACCTCCGGGTCCACGAGGTACGCGTACAGCGGCCCGGTGGGGGCGAACTTGTGGCTGAGGTACCGGCGCAGCGCCTGCCGGCAGCGCTCCGCGAGCGCGACGGCATCGCCCTCCGTCGTCGGCGACACCAGCGCCTCCAGGATGGCGCGCAAATCCCGGATGCTGACGCCCTCCTGCAGCAGCTTGCGCAGCACGTCCGTGAGCAGCGGCAGCGGCACCTTCTGCAGCGCCTCCTTCACCAGCACCGGCGCCTGCGCCTCCAACCCCTCCAGCAGCCCCTGGACGTCCTGCAGCCCCAGCAAATCCGCGGCTCGGCCCCGCAGGATGGCGCGCACGTGGTCCGCGAGCAGCTCCCCCGGACGCCGCAGCGGCACCTGCGCCGTCTCCAGCAAGGCCCGCCCGGACTCGGGGATGCGGCTGATGACCTTCCCGCTCGCGGGCTCCGTCGCGGCCTCCGCGCTCACCTGGAGGAACGCGAGTTCGTCCGGGGGGGCCAGCGCATAGAGCGCGCCGGGAATCACCTGCCCTCCCCCCGCGGGGACCTCGTCCACCAGGACGCGATACTCGCCGGAGGACAGGTAGGCGGCGTGCGTGCGCACCCGGAGGCCAGGCACCCGCACCCCCAACTCGAAGAACAACTCGTCCCGCACGCCATTCAACGTCTTGTGGACGAAAGCAGCCCCCTCCGCTTCCGCCAGCACCGTCAAATCCGGCGCCAGGTCCAGCGTGAGCGGAGCGACCCCCACCGGTGACGAGGCGCTCTCCGGCGGGGCGCCAGCCGCGCCAGGCGCCGCGCCTTCCACGGGCGCAGTCCCCGCCTCCTCGACCTTCGTGACGGCATGCCGGCTCAACACCTGGCCAAGCCCGCCCAGGCCTCCCGCCAGCAGCAGGAATGTCAGGTGCGGCATCCCCGGCATGAGGGCCAGCGCGACGCACAGGCCCGCCACCACCCAGAGCGTCCGCGCCTCTCCGAAGAACTGGGTACCAATCTCCGTCCCCAGCGAGTCCTCCTCCTTCTCCGAGGCGACCCGGGTGACGACGAGGCCCGCGGCCACCGCGATGCACAGCGACGGCACCTGGGACACCAGGCCATCACCAATGGCGATGAGCGCGAACGTCGACGCGGCCTCGCCCAGGGGCATGCCGCCCTGGAGCACACCGATGAGGGTGCCTCCCAGCAGGTTCACCGCGACGATGACGAGGCCCGCAATCACGTCCCCCTTCACGAACTTCATCGCGCCGTCCATGGCGCCGAACATCTGCGACTCGCGCTCCAAATCCCTCCGCCGGCGCCGGGCCTGGGTCTGGTCGATGGCACCCGCGCGCAGGTCCGCGTCGATGGACATCTGCTTGCCGGGCATCGCGTCCAAGGTGAAGCGCGCGGACACCTCCGCCACGCGCTCCGCCCCCTTGGTGACGACCAGCAACTGCACCAGGGTGAGGATGGCGAAGACCACCGCGCCCACCACGTAGTCCCCCCGGACGACGAACTCACCGAAGGCCTGGATGACGTCCCCCGCGTGGCCATCCGCGAGCGCCAGCCGCGTGGAGGACACGTTGAGCGACAGCCGGAACAGCGTGGTGAACAGCAACAGCGTGGGGAACGACGTCACCTTCAAGGCGTCCCGGGCACGCAACGCGGCCACCAGCAGGGCCACCGACGCCGCCAGATTGACGGCGAGCCCCGCGTCCAGGAGCCACGCGGGCAAGGGGATGATGAGCGCGCCCAGGACGGCGGCCATGGCGACCGCGAGCACCACGTCCGAGGAGCTCCGGGCCTTCAGCAATACC
Proteins encoded in this window:
- a CDS encoding HU family DNA-binding protein, which produces MLKSDLINILVAKRGVTQKQAEATIETIFESMKDALCRGENIEIRGLGAFHVKNYQGYQGRNPKTGQVIPVKPKRGLLFRTGKELRDRVNRPAPQQAQTDLPSLPESKGPGNTGTGL
- a CDS encoding flagellar biosynthesis protein FlhA, with product MPPLMKVLLKARSSSDVVLAVAMAAVLGALIIPLPAWLLDAGLAVNLAASVALLVAALRARDALKVTSFPTLLLFTTLFRLSLNVSSTRLALADGHAGDVIQAFGEFVVRGDYVVGAVVFAILTLVQLLVVTKGAERVAEVSARFTLDAMPGKQMSIDADLRAGAIDQTQARRRRRDLERESQMFGAMDGAMKFVKGDVIAGLVIVAVNLLGGTLIGVLQGGMPLGEAASTFALIAIGDGLVSQVPSLCIAVAAGLVVTRVASEKEEDSLGTEIGTQFFGEARTLWVVAGLCVALALMPGMPHLTFLLLAGGLGGLGQVLSRHAVTKVEEAGTAPVEGAAPGAAGAPPESASSPVGVAPLTLDLAPDLTVLAEAEGAAFVHKTLNGVRDELFFELGVRVPGLRVRTHAAYLSSGEYRVLVDEVPAGGGQVIPGALYALAPPDELAFLQVSAEAATEPASGKVISRIPESGRALLETAQVPLRRPGELLADHVRAILRGRAADLLGLQDVQGLLEGLEAQAPVLVKEALQKVPLPLLTDVLRKLLQEGVSIRDLRAILEALVSPTTEGDAVALAERCRQALRRYLSHKFAPTGPLYAYLVDPEVEEVLRGMGPRGLAPDPERVAEILEGVRQVATEGRAVLLTAPDVRRPLRRLCEGAFPDVAVLTYGELDGALQIRPIGRLSPVAVGR
- a CDS encoding YhjD/YihY/BrkB family envelope integrity protein, with the protein product MTLTPLPWLRRLHERLAAQAAGLWAPVQHTPVGQFATDTFLAAKTVAEGFRGENLRLRAAALTYVSMFSLVPLLTVALVLLTAFHQEEFKEKLRFVVSEVLNPGVRGKSSQFLDRFLNPTNTVAIGSVGFLAVLLSAGSLLRQLDGAVNELWGIRRQRPWRIRLLIYSGLLLVGPFFLAVSFSGTGKVRVFLQSHAPYATAFILLGTTLITVASLTLLYYWTPYAHVRVRSALAGGLVAGLGWTIAKQAYASFAERSFQYNPIYGSLGALPLFLAWVYVSWLLVLFGARLSYAVEHAAFRHSLFAFGSHPRAHELSAARVAQETTLAWVDGLQAPTPRELATRLRVPESLVHEVVDRMVAAELLERLRKGGLRPAKDPATLTLADTTLAVHGVMITGGAESWNGPRAPGFEQLEPLFQAADRAGVDLLRRTRWLDLVVPLRPGLAEPAPAPPPKVAMGGNP